The Pseudomonas extremaustralis genome contains a region encoding:
- a CDS encoding DUF2288 domain-containing protein — protein sequence MTQEPSTLYAKLLGETAEISWKELEPFFAKGALLWVDAGLDLIEAAEAMADDNRDKVAAWLAAGSLGEVSATRALDLVERDPGLWAVVVSPWILIQERAS from the coding sequence ATGACGCAAGAACCTAGCACCCTCTATGCCAAGCTGCTCGGTGAAACCGCCGAAATTTCCTGGAAGGAGCTTGAACCGTTCTTTGCCAAGGGTGCCCTATTGTGGGTCGACGCCGGCTTGGATTTGATCGAGGCCGCCGAGGCAATGGCCGACGATAACCGTGACAAAGTCGCTGCCTGGCTGGCCGCGGGCAGCCTGGGCGAAGTGTCTGCGACGCGGGCATTGGACCTGGTGGAGCGCGACCCTGGCCTGTGGGCGGTGGTGGTTTCACCGTGGATTTTGATCCAGGAAAGGGCATCGTAG